The proteins below come from a single Felis catus isolate Fca126 chromosome A1, F.catus_Fca126_mat1.0, whole genome shotgun sequence genomic window:
- the LOC101093987 gene encoding olfactory receptor 56-like — translation MAWVGNQTLISHFILLGLFTQSPLHFFLFSIIMVMFLVALSGNGLMILLINVNSRLHNPMYFFLSWLSLMDLMLISTIVPRMATDFLLGHGAISFTGCGLQILFFLTLLGDECFLLAFMAYDRYVAISNPLRYSVVMSRRVCWLMVTVSWLFGLVDGLIQAIFTLHFPYCGSQEVDHFFCEVPAILKLACADTSLYETMIYVCCILMLLLPFSVISASYLQILAAVLHMRSAEGRQKAFATCSSHMAVVSLFYGAAMITYMRPQAYHSSKQDKVVSAFYTMITPMLNPLIYSLRNKEVSEALRKLLRRCPCGGGQG, via the coding sequence ATGGCCTGGGTGGGAAACCAGACTCTGATCTCCCACTTCATCCTCCTGGGCCTTTTCACCCAGTCACCACTgcacttcttcctcttttccatcATCATGGTCATGTTCCTGGTGGCCCTCTCTGGAAATGGGCTCATGATCCTCCTCATCAATGTCAATTCTCGCCTGCACaaccccatgtacttcttcctcagcTGGCTGTCACTCATGGATCTCATGCTCATCTCCACCATTGTGCCACGGATGGCCACTGACTTCCTCCTGGGCCATGGCGCCATCTCCTTCACAGGCTGTGGGCTTCAGATCctcttcttcctcactctctTGGGGGATGAGTGCTTTCTGCTGGCCttcatggcctatgaccgctatgtaGCCATCAGCAACCCACTGAGGTACTCAGTGGTCATGAGCCGCCGTGTCTGCTGGCTCATGGTGACAGTGTCCTGGCTCTTTGGCCTGGTGGATGGACTTATCCAGGCCATCTTCACCCTGCACTTCCCCTACTGTGGCTCCCAGGAGGTTGATCACTTCTTCTGTGAGGTCCCTGCCATACTGAAGCTGGCCTGTGCTGACACCTCCCTCTATGAGACCATGATCTATGTCTGTTGCATCCTAATGCTGCTCCTGCCCTTCTCTGTCATCTCTGCTTCCTACCTGCAGATCCTGGCGGCTGTGCTCCATATGCGTTCTGCTGAAGGTCGGCAGAAGGCCTTTGCTACCTGCTCCTCTCACATGGCAGTGGTCTCCCTCTTCTATGGGGCTGCTATGATCACCTACATGCGACCCCAGGCCTACCACTCCTCCAAGCAGGACAAGGTGGTCTCGGCCTTCTACACCATGATCACCCCTATGCTCAATCCACTCATATACAGCCTGAGGAACAAGGAAGTGTCTGAGGCTCTCAGAAAACTCCTTAGGAGGTGTCCCTGTGGTGGGGGTCAGGGCTAG